One Planctomycetota bacterium DNA segment encodes these proteins:
- a CDS encoding c-type cytochrome — MMRCIAQPRAAGPQPRRDTSSMTGAIMFAFTGYRPMMLLLVVASLMAHVAPVIADDDADQAAKDALIVETIQKIDNFDITKSEKAQAALSRYLKRNHGSQEYVDLIERFHVDGEAADLADLADLAVEKPRETIGVKAAKLVIDFGQGQRLIDIAAGDDAKRADAARTAMGLTGEKAAVEALMAMACDMKHPQAVRSAAVQAIGLSRNGELALLEAVKDKKLPADLNLSAGQVLSASADPAVRDEAGKLITMPTSASATPLPPVSELVKLTGDVAKGKMVFERICVACHKVADKGIDFGPNLTEIGDKLPKEGLYSAILDPSAGISFGFEGFTITFKDGTQAIGLIASETEDNLTLRLPGGIMQTYPKANIASRQMLPTSFMPPGLQAAMTQDELVGLVEYLTTLKKAK; from the coding sequence ATGATGCGCTGCATCGCCCAGCCGAGGGCGGCTGGGCCACAGCCCCGGCGCGATACGTCATCCATGACTGGAGCAATCATGTTCGCATTCACTGGTTATCGTCCGATGATGCTCTTGCTCGTTGTCGCTTCGCTCATGGCGCATGTCGCCCCCGTCATCGCCGATGATGACGCCGATCAGGCGGCCAAGGATGCCCTGATTGTCGAGACGATTCAGAAGATCGACAACTTCGACATCACCAAATCCGAAAAAGCCCAGGCGGCGCTCTCGCGCTATCTGAAGCGCAACCACGGGTCGCAGGAATACGTCGATCTGATCGAGCGCTTTCATGTGGACGGCGAAGCCGCCGATCTCGCCGATCTCGCCGATCTCGCCGTCGAGAAGCCGCGCGAGACGATCGGCGTCAAAGCCGCGAAACTCGTCATCGACTTCGGTCAGGGGCAGCGCCTCATCGACATCGCCGCCGGGGACGATGCCAAGCGCGCCGACGCGGCGCGGACGGCGATGGGGCTGACCGGGGAGAAGGCGGCGGTGGAGGCGCTGATGGCGATGGCGTGCGACATGAAGCATCCGCAGGCCGTGCGCAGCGCCGCCGTGCAGGCGATCGGCCTGTCGCGCAACGGCGAACTGGCGCTCCTCGAAGCGGTCAAGGACAAGAAGCTGCCCGCCGATCTGAACCTTTCGGCCGGTCAGGTGCTCTCCGCCTCCGCTGACCCCGCCGTGCGCGACGAAGCCGGCAAGCTCATCACGATGCCGACCAGCGCCAGCGCGACGCCGCTGCCGCCGGTGAGCGAACTGGTCAAACTCACCGGCGACGTCGCCAAGGGCAAAATGGTGTTCGAACGCATCTGCGTCGCCTGTCACAAAGTCGCCGACAAGGGCATCGACTTTGGTCCCAACCTCACCGAAATCGGCGACAAGCTGCCCAAAGAAGGCCTGTACTCCGCCATCCTCGACCCCTCCGCCGGCATCAGCTTCGGGTTTGAGGGGTTCACGATCACCTTCAAGGACGGCACGCAGGCCATCGGCCTCATCGCCTCCGAAACCGAAGACAACCTCACCCTCCGCCTCCCCGGCGGCATCATGCAGACTTACCCCAAGGCCAACATCGCCAGCCGGCAAATGCTCCCCACCTCCTTCATGCCCCCGGGCCTCCAAGCCGCGATGACGCAGGATGAACTCGTCGGGTTGGTCGAATACCTGACGACGCTCAAAAAAGCCAAGTGA